A region of the Acidobacteriota bacterium genome:
GACGAGACGACACAACTCGTCCTCCGAAGCTTCCACATTTTCATCCGACAGCAGGCCATCGCCGTTGCCGAATTCCAATCCGTCATACACGACGCAGCCATCGACAGAAACCCGCTCATACACGACACCTCCCGTCGCCCCATCCGCATCGGACGCGTCGAAGAGGCTCGAAAAGGGGACGAGCCGCGGGAAAGCGGATTGAGCCGCAGGCCCAAGGATCGTCACCACCGGCGGAACCCTGTCGATTGTGAAAAAGCGTTGCGACGAGGCGGAGTTCCCCGAAGAGTCTGTAGCAGTCAACGTCACGGCATAATCGCCATGTTCACTGTACAGCGGCCCGCCGGCGGGATCATAGATCCTCTCCAGGTTCTCATCGCACGCATCGGTGAAATCGTCCACGATCGTCACGCCGGCATGCGTGCAGAATCCGTCTTCGGGGTACGTGATCCCGCCCACCGGAGGTTGAAGGTCTTCAAAAACATGGACGCATCCCTCTTCACTCTCGCAGCTATCCGCGGTGCACTCATCACCGTCGTCGCAATCGGGAGGCGGCCCCCCGACGCAAACCGAATCCCGACAGACATCGTCGGCGGTACAGGCGTCTCCATCGTCGCAGGGGTCCCCGTCCTGGCCGCAGCCAGACCACTCCTTCGTCACGGTCTGGGAACACCGCTGCTCACCGTCATCGTCCATGAAACAAGCCACGATTTCATCGATGCCCACCGCGTCACCGCCGGTATAGGTGAACGTCACCTCGCCATTCCAGTCGGTGGTGCAATCCGCATGGATCGAGCAGGTGCCCCCGGCCCCGGCGTTCGGCCCGGACAGGATATTGAACTGTACGATCCGGCCGGCGACGCCGACACCATCTGAATCCTGCACCGTCGCCGTGACGCTGTGCGATGTTCCGACGGGACTCGACGCCGAGGCGGGCAAGAGCGTGATCAAGGAAATGGTCGTGTTGGTGAATGAGAAACTGAGGTCATTGTAGCGAAAAGGGCCGTTGTAGAGATCTTCAAAGCTCACCAGCGTCGTGCCGGGTTTCCAGTCGGCTTGCGCGCGCGCATGACAGCGGCCGTCCGGATTGCGATTGGCTGGCCCCGTCAAGTAATCCTTGCTCGTGTTTCGAACATGCAGGCGGAAAATGAGTTCCGTTCCAACCGGAAAGGATCCAAGGTTGACTTCGCTCCCGACTCGTGACGTGTGGTTGTTGAAAATGAAGCGATCGTTGGCGGGGTTGCCGTCATCGGCAGGATTCCCGGCATCGTCCAGCATCAGGTAGAGGTCGTTGCTGTAACTGGCGGAGTTGCCCCTATACGTCGCGATGATCGGCTCGGTCCCGCCGACACTGATCCGAAGACACTCCGTACCATGCACAGCGATAGGGAACCCGTAGACCGATCCCCCGACCATGGCGGCCCCGATCCACAACACCAACCAAAACCTCGAGCACTGCCTCATATCACCCTCCATGCCTCCGGTCGCAAACGCGACGGTGTCTTCGTGCGGAGCCCGGCTCCACCACCCGCCCTCATCAGCTCGCACGGGGTTGGCCTCCACGACCCGGACGGTGAACCACCAACGGCTGGAACCCCCAACGGCCCCGCCACCGCCCGGTCGTGCCGAGAACGGTCACGCAGCAGGTGAGCAAGCCTCGTGCCACGAGTCGCCCCCCCGCGCGACTCCCGCCAGGCCCCGGGGGATGGCTGGTGACACTTTCTTCAGCCCGGTCGGAACCTGCGGCCGCCTCTAGGTTGAGACAGACTTGTCTCTCGGTCAGGACACTTCCCCCCGTGCGATGACATCACGATGGGCTTGATCGGGGACGCTGGGCTGCTGAAGATGCATCCCGCGCAGGACCGTGAGGGATCGCGGTGCGGGGAACGGCGGAAGTCATCGGCGCGGCACGGGAGGCCGCTACCGAGAACGGTACCGACCCACCCGGGCCACCTCAATCATGGGTCCGGCGGACCAAGAAGTCCGCTCTCACTCCGCCTGGACATCCATACGCTGCAACCGATGGTCCACCAGTCGACCCAACGCGGTCATGGCCCGCTCGGCGGTGGTGAAGGTCGGCACGCCCCCCTCCTCGAGGGCCTCGACAAAGGCGTTGTACATGGTTCCGGCGTTGACCGAGACCACCACGGGCTTGTCGTGCCGGCCGGCCTGGCGGACGATGCGGATCGCCAGGTTTTCGCGATCGCGCTCCATCTCCTCGGGCTTGGTGTGCAGGGCCACGGTGTGAGGTACCACCGAGATGAACAGGGCATGCACACCGGGATCCTCGAGGGTCAGTTCGATACAGCGCTCGAAGGTGGCGTCGTCGGCCATCGGCGTCAGGTCGAGAAAGGGCTGGACCGAGACGAAGGGGGGCAGGGCCTGGCGGAGCTGCCGGGCGGTGGCCCCGGAAAACTCCACCAGTTCGAGCCGACCGATGTTGTCCGCCGCGTAGGTGCTCTCGAAGCCCGCGTTGACGACTCCTGCCACCCGCCTTCCGCCGATCTTCTTGCCGCCCATCAGCGAGAAGGTCTTGAGCAGATCCTTGTGATCGAGAATGTGGTCGGCCACGATGGCGCCGGCCTGCTCCATGGCCGCCAGGGCCACCTTGTAGTCGCCGGTCATCGACGCCGTGTGGGAGGCCGCGGCGCGGGAGCCGGCGTCGGTGCGCCCGGCCTTGTAGACGATCACGGGCTTGGCCGATCGGCGCACCGCGTCGAAGAATTTGCGCCCTCCCGAGGGCTTGAACCCCTCGATGTAAACCCCGATCACGTCGATCGCGGGATCCCGGTCGAAGTAGGCCACCAGGTCGCCGGGATCCACGTCGAGCTGGTTGCCGTAGCTCACCACCACCCGCGGGTAGATCGCGCTCTTGAGCTTGTCCAGCTCGGAGACGCCCAGGGCCCCACTCTGGGTCAGCAGGGCCACGTTGGACTGTTTGCGCGGACGATACTCGAGCTTTTCTTCGGGGATGAAGAGGGTGTTCAGGCCGGGCCGGTCTTTCACCGGCGCGCGGAAAATGCCCAGGCAGTTGGGTCCCACGATGCGCATCCCGCTCCCGGCGACCACGTCGAGGATCTGCCGCTCGAGGGTGGCGCCGGTCTGCACTTCCGAAAAGCCGCCGGGGATCAGTACCAGGCCCCGGGCCCCGATCTTGCGCGCCTCCTCGGCCACCGCGGGGGCCAGTGGCGCGGGCACGCAGACCACCACCAGGTCCACCGGCTTGCCTATCGCCTTGAGGCTCTTGTGGAGCGGATAGCTCTTGCCGCCGATCACCGCCCGGCCCCCCTTGACGTTGACCAGGTAGAGATCCTCCCGGCCCAGGTTGTGCAGCAGGGTGGCGATGTTGTTGCCCGTCTTGGTGGTGTCGGTGGCCGAAACGCCCACCACGGCGATGCCCTCGGGCCAGAACAGCGCGTCGAGACCCTCGGGACGGGGACCGGAGAGCAGGTCCAGCCGCTGCTCGGCGGAGAAGACCTGGGCCAGCCCGTCGATGGCAACCAGCTCACCCTGGTGATCGACCACGAAGGGATTGACCTCGAACTCCGACAGCAACAACCGGGGCGGGGCCGGGTTGAGGCTCGAATAATGCTCGAAGAGCGCGCTGATCGCACAGATCGCCTCGGCGATCAGGTCGATGTGGCCGCTGTTGCCCTCTTCCCGGTACTTGCGGGCGATGGCCGTGGTCTCGAGCAGCTCACGGCAAGCCGCCTCCTCCAGGGGCAGCAGGCGCACGTTGGGCGCCGAGAAGTACTTGGCGAAGTGTTCGGCGTCGGTGCCTCCCTTGCTGAAGGAGATCACCGGGCCGAAGGCCATCGAGACCTTGGCGCCGATCAGCACCTCGTTGCCCAGGTCCTTGGAGTACTCGACGAATGAGGTCAGCAGGAAGCCCTCGATGCGCGGCGTCGCCCC
Encoded here:
- a CDS encoding acetate--CoA ligase family protein, whose product is MTARLSDRQIREIDAVMADAMAEGRERLLEPEVYRILQALGLQVPTWLFLREPDALQPGMLAEFGTERLVLKVVSSDIAHKTRVGGVRIVLRDRERIRGAMRRMREEVEAHPHFAGATPRIEGFLLTSFVEYSKDLGNEVLIGAKVSMAFGPVISFSKGGTDAEHFAKYFSAPNVRLLPLEEAACRELLETTAIARKYREEGNSGHIDLIAEAICAISALFEHYSSLNPAPPRLLLSEFEVNPFVVDHQGELVAIDGLAQVFSAEQRLDLLSGPRPEGLDALFWPEGIAVVGVSATDTTKTGNNIATLLHNLGREDLYLVNVKGGRAVIGGKSYPLHKSLKAIGKPVDLVVVCVPAPLAPAVAEEARKIGARGLVLIPGGFSEVQTGATLERQILDVVAGSGMRIVGPNCLGIFRAPVKDRPGLNTLFIPEEKLEYRPRKQSNVALLTQSGALGVSELDKLKSAIYPRVVVSYGNQLDVDPGDLVAYFDRDPAIDVIGVYIEGFKPSGGRKFFDAVRRSAKPVIVYKAGRTDAGSRAAASHTASMTGDYKVALAAMEQAGAIVADHILDHKDLLKTFSLMGGKKIGGRRVAGVVNAGFESTYAADNIGRLELVEFSGATARQLRQALPPFVSVQPFLDLTPMADDATFERCIELTLEDPGVHALFISVVPHTVALHTKPEEMERDRENLAIRIVRQAGRHDKPVVVSVNAGTMYNAFVEALEEGGVPTFTTAERAMTALGRLVDHRLQRMDVQAE